TGTTCTTGAAAGGCATTGCATACTACAGGGCAAAACACAGGGTGAGGATGTGCAAATTGTATTTCGAAGCTGAGAGACTGGGATACTGCGTGGTGGGAACTACTAACAAGACAGAACTTGCACTTGGCCTGTATGTCAAATGGGGTGATGATTCCGTCGATATTGAACCGATCAAACACCTTTACAAAACGCAGGTCTACGCACTGGCGAAATATCTGGGCGTACCAGAAAAGATAATTCAAAAACCCCCAACACCAGACCTAATTCCTGGTCTAACGGACGAAGAAGCCTTTGGTTTAACCTACCCTGAAATAGACGATATTCTCATGAAATTAGATACAGGTATCGATGTGGATACGGAAAAAGCAAAGAGAGTTAAGACCTTGTTGGAATTAGCCAAACATCGAGAACTCAAATCGCTGGGAATCGAAGATGTGCAAGCATAATGATAACAATGAACTGAGATTTCTCTGTGATCTGACCGTTGTAAAGCTGGGAAAGAAATTGAGAATCCTGGGATTTGACACTGAGATAACAAGGTCCATAAGAGTTGATGAGATCGGTGAAATCATAAGACAGACGTCGCGAAGACTTATCACAAAATCAAGAAACCTTGCTAATACCTTTGGCGGGATACTCGTCACGAAAAATAGGGTATCCGAACAGGTTATTGAACTATTTGCAATCTTGAAAAGCTTGGACATGGAAATAACAAGAACAGCTGCTCGTTGCGTAAACTGCAACGAAGTATTGGAAGATTACTCTAAAGAAGAAGTAATCGACAAAGTCCCAATATACATCTTTGAAACTGTTGAAAAGTTCAAAAGATGTCCAAAATGCGGAAAGGTGTATTGGCAAGGAACGCATCTAGCACATCTTCAGAACTTAAAACAGCAAACGCTCCGAAGAAAAGAAACAGACATGCGAGGTGAGAATAATGATAGGTAAGAAGATCTGCTATGCATTAACCGAGATATTTGAGAAAGATAAATACTCAACAGAAGCAGAGAATACGGCAAACTTATTGGCCGAATTCGTTGGCGTTGACAAAATATCGGT
The DNA window shown above is from Fervidobacterium changbaicum and carries:
- the nadE gene encoding NAD(+) synthase, with product MFTFDPSVETEKIVGFINSTIKKYNFRGAVIGVSGGLDSAVVLALLVKALGRDKVKAFILPERDSSKSSTKDAEMVCKHFDVEYKIISIAHVLRAMGVYKLFPPALFTPEKVKASYAKKRWQRYPDPYSMDLRNEGDELFLKGIAYYRAKHRVRMCKLYFEAERLGYCVVGTTNKTELALGLYVKWGDDSVDIEPIKHLYKTQVYALAKYLGVPEKIIQKPPTPDLIPGLTDEEAFGLTYPEIDDILMKLDTGIDVDTEKAKRVKTLLELAKHRELKSLGIEDVQA
- a CDS encoding Mut7-C RNAse domain-containing protein encodes the protein MCKHNDNNELRFLCDLTVVKLGKKLRILGFDTEITRSIRVDEIGEIIRQTSRRLITKSRNLANTFGGILVTKNRVSEQVIELFAILKSLDMEITRTAARCVNCNEVLEDYSKEEVIDKVPIYIFETVEKFKRCPKCGKVYWQGTHLAHLQNLKQQTLRRKETDMRGENNDR